A region from the Thermanaeromonas toyohensis ToBE genome encodes:
- a CDS encoding gluconokinase: MRELYFLGLDIGTGGCRAGLFDLKGRLISLATKEYPLIQPRPGWAEQEPEKVYEAACRAVTECVELSGVKTPSIVGLGLSSVFHSLILLDRQGNCLSNALIWADTRSLKQAEFLKGDDNGFQIYSRTGCRVHPMYPLAKILWFKEERPEVFREAAKFISLKEYILFRWLGRLVIDQAVASTSGLLNIHSLRWDEECLDVLGIKMESLSEVVPPQELVGRLKGEVARELGLPEGLPVVIGAGDGMLSNLGSGAYGPGQVVAMVGTSGAIRVFENKPLIDPQGRTWCYAFTDKYWVVGGAINNGGIVYRWFRDNLAEKEAEEALKKGIEAYEILNELAAKVGPGAGGLIFLPFLTGERSPHWNPEARGVIFGLGLHHGKPHLVRALMEGVIYRMYSVFEAIVDLVGEPQEVRAAGGFTRSQVWCQIMSDVFGYPIKLPEVTEASAFGAALMAMWGLGFIEGIEAVGRMVRVREEIKPREEARKAYHELYGLYQDLYWRLKEQFSRIAAFQRHHNPH; the protein is encoded by the coding sequence TTGAGAGAGCTCTATTTCCTCGGTTTAGATATAGGTACCGGTGGGTGTCGGGCAGGACTTTTCGACCTTAAGGGAAGGCTCATAAGCCTTGCCACAAAGGAATATCCGTTGATCCAGCCCAGGCCTGGATGGGCTGAACAGGAACCGGAAAAGGTTTATGAAGCTGCCTGCCGGGCGGTAACGGAGTGCGTAGAGCTTTCAGGGGTAAAAACCCCCAGCATCGTTGGATTGGGCTTAAGCTCCGTCTTTCACAGCCTTATTTTGCTCGACCGGCAAGGAAACTGTTTAAGCAACGCTTTAATCTGGGCAGACACCCGGAGTTTAAAGCAGGCTGAATTCCTTAAAGGCGACGATAATGGTTTCCAGATTTACAGCCGGACCGGCTGTCGCGTGCATCCCATGTATCCCTTAGCCAAGATCTTGTGGTTTAAAGAGGAAAGGCCGGAGGTATTCCGGGAGGCTGCCAAGTTTATTTCCCTGAAGGAGTATATTCTGTTCCGGTGGCTGGGTCGGCTGGTAATTGACCAGGCGGTGGCTTCTACTTCTGGGCTTCTCAATATCCATTCTTTGCGCTGGGATGAAGAGTGCCTGGATGTCTTAGGTATTAAGATGGAAAGCCTAAGTGAAGTAGTTCCACCCCAAGAGCTGGTGGGAAGGCTTAAAGGTGAAGTAGCCCGAGAACTGGGCTTGCCAGAAGGCTTGCCAGTAGTAATAGGCGCTGGCGACGGCATGTTATCCAACTTAGGATCGGGAGCTTATGGCCCCGGGCAGGTAGTGGCTATGGTGGGGACCAGTGGAGCCATAAGAGTGTTTGAGAATAAGCCGCTTATTGATCCCCAAGGCCGTACCTGGTGTTATGCCTTCACAGATAAGTACTGGGTAGTGGGTGGGGCCATAAACAACGGCGGCATAGTCTACCGTTGGTTCCGAGACAACTTAGCCGAGAAAGAAGCTGAGGAAGCTCTTAAGAAAGGCATAGAAGCCTATGAAATCTTGAATGAGCTAGCGGCTAAGGTGGGGCCGGGTGCAGGAGGGTTGATTTTCCTGCCCTTCCTCACGGGGGAGCGAAGCCCTCACTGGAACCCCGAAGCCCGAGGGGTAATCTTCGGGCTGGGCTTACACCATGGTAAGCCCCACTTGGTACGGGCCCTGATGGAAGGTGTAATCTATCGTATGTACAGTGTTTTTGAGGCTATTGTGGATCTGGTAGGCGAACCTCAAGAAGTGCGGGCAGCAGGCGGGTTTACCCGCTCCCAAGTATGGTGCCAGATTATGTCTGATGTGTTCGGGTACCCAATTAAGTTACCAGAAGTAACCGAAGCCTCCGCCTTCGGAGCTGCCTTGATGGCCATGTGGGGTTTGGGTTTCATAGAGGGGATAGAAGCGGTAGGAAGGATGGTAAGGGTTAGGGAGGAAATAAAGCCCCGGGAAGAAGCCCGGAAAGCTTACCATGAGCTCTACGGTCTGTACCAAGATCTGTACTGGAGGCTTAAAGAGCAGTTTTCCCGGATAGCCGCGTTTCAGAGGCACCATAACCCACATTAA
- the kduD gene encoding 2-dehydro-3-deoxy-D-gluconate 5-dehydrogenase KduD, with protein MMLDLFSLHGKVAIVTGASRGIGQAIAVGLARAGADLVITSRGGLEETERKIVEAGRKCLKVNVDLFDLSRAKDLIIGETMKTFGRLDILVNNAGIQRRNPVLEFTEKDWDEVIQINLKAVFILSQAAAAIMKENGWGKIINLASMLSFQGGYTVPAYAASKGGVAQLTKAFANELARYGINVNAIAPGYIDTEMNKALIQDQERNRQILERIPAGRWGKPEDLVGAAIFLASHASDYVNGHILCVDGGWLAR; from the coding sequence ATGATGTTAGATTTGTTTAGTCTACATGGCAAGGTAGCCATAGTTACTGGGGCTAGCCGGGGGATAGGACAGGCTATTGCGGTTGGGTTAGCCAGGGCAGGAGCCGACCTAGTAATTACGAGTCGTGGTGGGTTGGAGGAAACTGAAAGGAAAATTGTGGAGGCTGGGAGGAAATGTTTGAAAGTAAACGTCGATCTATTCGATCTTTCTAGAGCTAAAGACCTCATAATAGGCGAAACTATGAAGACCTTTGGGCGGCTGGACATCCTGGTAAATAATGCCGGCATACAAAGGCGTAATCCGGTTCTAGAATTCACGGAAAAGGATTGGGACGAAGTGATCCAGATAAACTTAAAGGCCGTCTTCATCTTAAGCCAGGCAGCTGCCGCTATTATGAAAGAAAACGGTTGGGGCAAAATAATCAACCTCGCCTCCATGCTATCCTTCCAGGGAGGCTATACGGTTCCAGCTTATGCGGCCAGCAAGGGTGGTGTGGCCCAGTTGACTAAGGCCTTTGCCAATGAGCTAGCTCGATATGGGATAAATGTGAACGCCATTGCCCCGGGTTATATTGACACAGAAATGAACAAGGCGCTAATACAGGACCAGGAACGCAATAGGCAAATCTTAGAGAGGATACCCGCCGGCCGGTGGGGGAAGCCGGAGGACTTGGTAGGGGCAGCCATTTTCTTGGCTTCCCATGCTTCGGACTATGTAAATGGTCATATTTTGTGTGTTGATGGTGGGTGGCTGGCGAGATAG
- a CDS encoding zinc-dependent alcohol dehydrogenase has product MKAVVYEGPRRLEVKDVPVPQPGPGEALLKVFYGGLCGTDMHIYHGVHPRAKPPLIMGHEFCGQIVALNGEAAGVKVGDKVVVEPLLSCGKCAACLSGYYHVCANLGLLGIDRDGGFAEYALVPISRVHRLPQDMPMLEAALVEPVAVAIHAVRMSRLKIGDIVAILGAGPIGTLVAETCRASGAEVIITEVAPERLERARARGFLALNALAQDVEAEVRAVTCGKGVDVVFDAAGVPATAELSTRIVKVRGQVVVVGVFNEPPPVDYRTVSFRELDIIGVRVYNFEDYQIAADMIYKRKIKVDGIVTHIFKLEEAERACEIMERGEGMKILFRLD; this is encoded by the coding sequence ATGAAAGCAGTGGTTTATGAAGGGCCTAGGAGACTTGAGGTTAAAGATGTACCAGTTCCCCAACCGGGGCCGGGGGAAGCGCTCTTAAAGGTATTTTACGGTGGCCTTTGTGGTACTGATATGCATATTTACCATGGGGTCCATCCCCGGGCTAAGCCTCCTCTCATTATGGGACACGAATTTTGCGGTCAGATTGTAGCTCTAAATGGCGAAGCTGCCGGAGTGAAGGTAGGGGATAAGGTGGTTGTAGAGCCCCTGCTCTCATGTGGTAAGTGTGCAGCGTGTCTTTCGGGCTATTATCACGTCTGCGCTAACCTGGGATTGCTGGGCATCGACAGAGACGGGGGTTTTGCCGAGTACGCTCTGGTACCTATTAGCAGAGTTCACAGGCTTCCTCAAGATATGCCTATGCTGGAGGCTGCGCTAGTTGAGCCAGTAGCGGTGGCTATTCACGCGGTCCGTATGTCTAGACTTAAGATTGGCGATATAGTAGCCATACTCGGGGCGGGCCCCATAGGTACCTTAGTAGCGGAGACATGCAGGGCGTCGGGGGCAGAAGTGATTATTACCGAGGTGGCTCCGGAGCGCTTAGAAAGGGCTAGAGCTCGAGGGTTTTTGGCCCTTAATGCGCTTGCGCAGGATGTGGAGGCTGAAGTAAGGGCGGTCACGTGCGGAAAAGGAGTTGACGTAGTCTTTGATGCAGCAGGGGTGCCGGCTACGGCGGAGCTTAGTACTAGGATTGTAAAAGTTCGGGGGCAGGTTGTGGTGGTGGGGGTCTTTAATGAACCTCCACCAGTGGATTACCGTACTGTCAGTTTTCGGGAGTTAGACATAATTGGGGTTAGGGTTTATAACTTCGAAGATTACCAGATTGCGGCGGATATGATTTACAAGAGGAAGATAAAGGTGGACGGTATAGTTACCCACATATTTAAGTTAGAGGAGGCTGAAAGGGCTTGTGAGATAATGGAAAGAGGGGAAGGAATGAAGATCCTTTTTAGGTTGGATTGA
- the larA gene encoding nickel-dependent lactate racemase, translating into MQVSFSYVDVPGVEIEPDSLLGVFEPQELSLEDSEEEIIARALANPIGTPRIAEMVKGKKRVLIIVDDNTRLTPVHKILPYVIGELKQGGVNDEAINILIGLGTHRLMTEEEIKKKLGEEIVSNYPVQSHNWKDPSSIEFFGQTESGTEIWLNKEVLRSDFVIGIGHIVPHRVAGFSGGGKIIQPAVCGPKTTEQTHWLSALYPGKDIMGQPENPVRCEIETVARQAGLRVIFNVVQDRRGRIVEAVCGDLVVAHRKGCETSRKVFGVKIPEPADIVITDSYPADVEMWQAAKGIYSADLAVKEGGVIILVTPCPEGVASQHPEVEEFGYRPLEEVKRLVEEGKILDLTVAAHLVHVGEVIRKKATCILVSPGITRETAERIGFRTAPTPQEALEMAFSLKGRKAKVLCFRHGGEILPYC; encoded by the coding sequence ATGCAGGTTAGCTTTTCTTACGTTGATGTACCAGGTGTAGAAATTGAACCCGATAGCTTATTAGGAGTTTTTGAACCCCAAGAGCTTTCCCTTGAAGATAGCGAGGAAGAAATTATCGCCCGCGCCCTGGCCAATCCCATAGGCACGCCTAGGATCGCCGAAATGGTAAAGGGAAAGAAGAGAGTTCTTATTATCGTTGATGATAACACTAGGCTTACACCAGTCCATAAGATTCTTCCTTACGTAATTGGGGAACTTAAACAGGGCGGCGTAAACGATGAGGCCATCAATATATTGATTGGCCTCGGAACCCATCGTCTTATGACCGAAGAGGAAATCAAGAAGAAACTTGGAGAAGAAATAGTAAGTAACTACCCTGTTCAAAGTCATAACTGGAAGGATCCTTCCTCAATAGAATTCTTTGGCCAAACCGAAAGCGGTACGGAAATATGGCTTAATAAAGAGGTTCTGCGGTCTGATTTTGTGATCGGCATTGGCCACATCGTTCCCCATAGGGTGGCGGGTTTTAGCGGTGGTGGGAAAATCATCCAACCAGCAGTGTGCGGTCCTAAGACCACAGAACAAACCCACTGGCTCAGTGCCCTCTATCCAGGTAAGGACATAATGGGACAACCTGAGAATCCCGTGCGCTGCGAAATTGAGACTGTAGCTAGGCAAGCGGGCTTAAGGGTGATTTTCAATGTGGTGCAGGACCGGCGGGGCCGGATAGTGGAGGCTGTGTGCGGCGATTTGGTGGTAGCCCACCGCAAAGGGTGTGAAACTTCACGGAAGGTATTCGGCGTAAAGATTCCTGAGCCTGCGGACATAGTCATCACTGATTCGTACCCGGCTGACGTGGAAATGTGGCAGGCGGCCAAGGGTATTTACTCTGCGGATCTGGCTGTCAAGGAGGGTGGGGTAATTATCTTGGTGACACCCTGCCCAGAAGGCGTCGCCTCCCAGCACCCGGAGGTAGAAGAGTTTGGTTACCGGCCCCTGGAAGAGGTTAAGCGGCTGGTGGAGGAAGGTAAAATTTTAGATCTTACGGTAGCTGCCCACCTTGTACATGTAGGAGAAGTTATCCGTAAGAAAGCCACGTGTATCTTGGTCTCCCCTGGTATTACCCGTGAGACAGCCGAAAGGATCGGATTTAGAACAGCACCTACACCTCAGGAGGCCTTAGAGATGGCTTTTAGCCTTAAAGGTAGAAAGGCTAAAGTGCTGTGCTTTAGGCATGGCGGCGAGATTCTGCCCTATTGCTAG
- a CDS encoding TRAP transporter large permease: MLAIFLLSLFGFLLVGVPIGFSLALTAIVLMIVKGTLAPSTIAQYFMYGVDNFPLMAIPFFMLAGEIMTVGGLSQRIVNFAKALIGHIKGGLGYVSVLACMIFAGVSGTAVADTSAIGSIMLPVMEKEGYDKGKSTALICAAGCIGPIIPPSLPMILYGVIAGVSVTKLFLGGIFPGVVIGLALMAHWYFIARKSNYPTTERTSFREFLMATKDAFWALIMPLIILGGIISGVFTPTEAGVIAVVYAFVVSGLVYRELKLRDLPKALTEAAIGTAIVIFVCGAATVAGYYITVARIPYLLGEMVKTLASTQFGVLVIINILLLLVGMVMDLTPALLILGPILVPLAKSFGIDPVYLGVIMTVNLAIGLLTPPVGSVLYVGCRLGRLNIVELSKHLYPFVFTMVVVLFILLFIPKAVMWIPSLISR, encoded by the coding sequence GTGCTCGCTATATTTTTATTAAGCCTCTTTGGCTTTCTGCTCGTGGGAGTCCCCATAGGTTTTTCTCTGGCGTTAACGGCTATTGTATTGATGATAGTGAAAGGCACCCTGGCTCCGAGCACTATTGCCCAGTATTTCATGTATGGGGTTGATAACTTTCCCCTGATGGCTATCCCCTTTTTCATGCTGGCCGGAGAAATTATGACAGTCGGTGGTCTTTCGCAGCGCATAGTTAACTTCGCTAAGGCCTTAATTGGCCATATTAAAGGCGGGTTGGGTTACGTTTCCGTATTAGCGTGCATGATCTTCGCCGGTGTTTCCGGTACTGCTGTGGCCGATACTTCCGCCATCGGTTCCATTATGCTTCCGGTTATGGAAAAAGAAGGATACGATAAAGGGAAGAGCACGGCCCTGATTTGTGCAGCAGGGTGCATCGGTCCTATTATTCCGCCTAGCCTCCCCATGATCTTGTATGGTGTTATTGCTGGTGTATCGGTTACTAAACTCTTCTTAGGAGGCATTTTCCCGGGAGTCGTTATTGGGTTAGCGTTGATGGCTCACTGGTACTTTATTGCTCGGAAGAGCAATTATCCAACCACAGAGAGGACTTCTTTTAGGGAATTTTTAATGGCTACTAAGGACGCTTTTTGGGCCTTGATAATGCCCTTAATTATCTTGGGGGGAATCATTAGCGGGGTGTTTACCCCCACAGAGGCTGGGGTTATAGCTGTTGTTTATGCCTTCGTTGTTTCCGGCCTAGTGTACCGGGAGCTGAAGCTTAGAGATCTTCCTAAGGCTTTGACTGAAGCAGCCATCGGGACCGCCATTGTGATTTTTGTCTGCGGTGCGGCTACAGTGGCGGGATACTATATTACTGTGGCCCGTATTCCCTACCTGTTAGGCGAGATGGTGAAAACACTGGCTAGTACCCAGTTCGGTGTGTTAGTCATTATAAATATTTTGCTTCTCCTCGTGGGAATGGTTATGGACTTGACACCCGCGCTTCTTATTCTAGGCCCCATCCTAGTACCCCTGGCTAAGAGTTTTGGCATCGATCCGGTTTACTTGGGTGTAATAATGACCGTCAATTTGGCTATCGGCCTTCTCACACCACCCGTCGGCTCGGTACTTTATGTCGGGTGCCGCCTGGGGCGTCTCAATATAGTGGAGCTAAGCAAACATCTTTACCCCTTTGTTTTTACCATGGTAGTTGTTCTTTTCATCTTACTGTTTATTCCTAAAGCTGTTATGTGGATACCTAGCTTGATATCACGTTAG
- a CDS encoding TRAP transporter small permease: MPKGGAAFIRLLEYIVATLLAGMVVVVFGNVVLRYVFNKTWAWSEEIARFMLVYLVFLGAIIAMYRRQHLGIDILYKIIPPKVQKLFRIISGLLVSLVLIAMVDGGRTMVELGMTWPAPATRIPYGYINAIIPLSAAFMLFIVAGHLVQEFRGRSE, from the coding sequence TTGCCCAAAGGTGGGGCAGCTTTTATCCGGCTGCTGGAATATATTGTTGCCACATTGCTGGCAGGCATGGTAGTGGTTGTATTTGGCAATGTTGTCTTGCGGTACGTCTTCAATAAAACCTGGGCTTGGTCGGAAGAGATCGCCCGCTTTATGCTCGTTTATCTTGTGTTTTTAGGAGCTATTATAGCCATGTATAGACGACAGCATTTAGGGATCGATATCTTATACAAGATAATTCCACCCAAAGTACAAAAACTGTTCAGGATAATCTCCGGCCTCTTAGTTAGCCTTGTCTTAATTGCCATGGTCGATGGTGGGAGAACCATGGTGGAGCTAGGTATGACCTGGCCTGCTCCGGCTACCCGCATTCCATATGGATACATTAATGCAATTATCCCCTTAAGCGCTGCTTTTATGCTATTCATCGTAGCCGGTCACCTAGTCCAGGAATTTAGGGGTAGGAGTGAATAA
- a CDS encoding TRAP transporter substrate-binding protein has protein sequence MLKRLGIIFALLLLVGVLITGCGGKQQIGEGSQSGQGGKKITIKVAHYFPETHPQNKALMEVFKPEVEKNSNGKFVVEIYPNNQLGGEKEFIEGVRNGTIEMAMPGLLLAENLPKLRIAELPYLFRDYDHARKVYNSPIKEQMLEGLINQGIRPLAITLNGLRAVSNSKHPINSITDTRDIKLRVPQNPIFIDGLKAMGFNVVSMPMSELFSALQQKVVDGQENPPTTLLTSGWYEVQPYLALTNHILGPNIFIISEKFWQTLTSEDQKVISEAAKKTAEYEWDLLIKAEKEAIETLKQKGIQVTTPDLGPFREAVKPVYEKWMKDYPEVKPVIEAIQKM, from the coding sequence ATGCTAAAAAGGTTAGGTATAATTTTTGCCCTTCTCCTCCTGGTTGGTGTGCTTATTACGGGCTGTGGGGGCAAACAGCAGATCGGTGAGGGCTCCCAAAGTGGGCAAGGAGGTAAAAAAATAACTATCAAGGTAGCTCACTACTTCCCCGAAACCCATCCTCAGAATAAGGCTCTGATGGAGGTGTTTAAGCCTGAAGTTGAAAAGAACAGCAACGGAAAGTTTGTGGTAGAAATCTATCCTAATAACCAGCTTGGGGGAGAAAAGGAGTTCATTGAAGGTGTTAGAAATGGCACAATTGAGATGGCTATGCCGGGATTGTTACTCGCTGAGAACTTACCGAAATTGCGGATAGCAGAGCTACCTTATTTGTTCCGAGACTATGATCACGCCCGAAAAGTCTACAACAGCCCCATTAAAGAGCAAATGCTGGAAGGGCTTATTAATCAAGGTATTAGGCCTCTAGCTATCACCCTCAATGGCCTTAGAGCAGTATCTAATTCAAAGCATCCCATAAATAGCATCACGGATACAAGAGATATCAAGCTGCGGGTACCCCAGAATCCCATCTTTATCGACGGCCTAAAGGCTATGGGTTTCAACGTTGTTTCTATGCCTATGTCGGAACTTTTTAGCGCTTTACAGCAGAAGGTAGTGGATGGCCAGGAGAACCCGCCAACTACGTTGCTTACTTCAGGCTGGTATGAAGTACAGCCATATCTAGCTTTAACCAACCACATTTTAGGTCCCAACATTTTCATCATTAGCGAGAAGTTTTGGCAGACTTTAACTTCAGAGGATCAGAAAGTGATTAGCGAGGCAGCCAAGAAGACGGCTGAATATGAATGGGATCTTTTAATTAAAGCGGAGAAAGAGGCCATCGAAACCTTAAAACAGAAGGGTATCCAGGTAACCACTCCAGACCTGGGGCCCTTCCGGGAAGCCGTCAAACCAGTATATGAAAAATGGATGAAAGATTACCCTGAAGTTAAACCGGTAATCGAGGCTATCCAAAAGATGTAG
- a CDS encoding TRAP transporter substrate-binding protein encodes MLKRIAALLMATSLVLLLAGCSGKTAGNQQTSSTGQPQKKIIKVGIGLNEKSPQYKGLEKFKEMVEKGSNGRFEVQLYANSQLGDDVKMMEALRMGTQEMTCPSTAPIAGLSKKFMVFDLPFLFPNEKVADQVLDGPVGQKILDSLTDKGIIGLAYWENGFRQLTNNKREVKTPADLKGLKIRTMENPVHLATFRALGANPTPMPFGELFTAMQQGTIDGQENPLTTIYLQKFYEVQKYVSLTNHFYSPFVFMISKKFWDGLSKEDQELIKKAAKEAGAFQRQYNREQMKQMADNLRKAGMVVTELTPEQMEEFRKATEGVYKQFENEIGKDLIEEVKAEIAKYNK; translated from the coding sequence TTGCTTAAGAGGATTGCAGCCTTGTTAATGGCTACCAGTCTGGTACTGTTGCTGGCGGGTTGTTCGGGCAAAACGGCGGGCAACCAGCAAACTTCCTCTACAGGCCAACCTCAAAAGAAGATCATCAAAGTGGGCATAGGATTAAACGAGAAGAGTCCGCAATATAAAGGGCTGGAAAAATTCAAGGAAATGGTAGAAAAAGGCTCTAATGGCCGGTTTGAAGTGCAGCTTTATGCCAACAGCCAACTGGGCGATGACGTCAAAATGATGGAAGCCCTGCGCATGGGCACCCAGGAGATGACCTGCCCTTCTACAGCTCCCATAGCAGGTTTAAGCAAGAAGTTTATGGTTTTTGATTTGCCCTTCCTGTTCCCCAATGAAAAGGTGGCTGACCAGGTTCTGGATGGCCCTGTAGGCCAGAAGATTCTGGATAGCCTGACAGATAAAGGTATAATTGGGCTGGCCTACTGGGAGAACGGTTTCCGGCAACTCACCAACAACAAGCGGGAGGTCAAGACTCCGGCGGACTTGAAAGGGCTTAAAATCCGCACCATGGAGAATCCGGTACATCTTGCTACCTTCAGGGCCCTAGGTGCCAATCCCACTCCTATGCCCTTTGGTGAACTGTTTACCGCCATGCAACAAGGCACCATCGACGGCCAGGAAAATCCGCTAACTACTATCTACCTACAGAAATTCTATGAGGTACAGAAATACGTAAGCCTCACCAATCACTTCTATAGTCCCTTCGTTTTCATGATCAGCAAAAAGTTTTGGGATGGACTCTCCAAGGAGGATCAGGAGCTTATAAAGAAGGCGGCCAAAGAGGCCGGCGCCTTCCAGCGGCAGTACAACCGGGAACAGATGAAACAGATGGCGGACAACTTGCGTAAAGCGGGGATGGTTGTTACCGAGCTTACACCGGAGCAGATGGAAGAGTTTCGGAAGGCTACAGAAGGCGTATACAAGCAGTTTGAAAACGAGATAGGTAAAGACTTGATTGAAGAAGTCAAAGCTGAAATTGCGAAGTACAATAAGTAA
- a CDS encoding TRAP transporter large permease, with protein MLAVFLISLFGLLLLGLPVGFTLILTSVIMMLSLNTLSFEIIAQSMMRGIDNFPLLAIPFFMLAGEIMNAGGLSGRIVSFAKSLVGFLAGGLGYVAVVASMIFAGISGSAIADTSAIGSVLLPIMKEEKYDMNKSTALIAAAGTIGPVIPPSIPMILYGVVAGESIVKLFLGGVIPGILIGLGLMFVWYFISKKEGYKASERISLIQVWCSFKEAFWALLLPVIILGGILAGIYTPTEAAVIAVVYALLVSGLIYRSLRLNQLLPIMVSTVRGTAMVLFVCGAATAAGYLMTVAQVPKMLAGLLLSISNNRYVILFLVNILLLLVGMVMDLTPALLILAPILLPVVTHVGVDPLFFGVIMVVNLCIGLITPPVGTVLFTACGLSKQKLSEVVRELMPFIAIMVAVLFLITYIPSLVMFIPQLSR; from the coding sequence ATGCTCGCAGTCTTTTTGATTTCGCTATTCGGGCTCTTACTTTTGGGGTTACCTGTAGGGTTTACGTTAATTCTAACTTCCGTTATTATGATGCTTTCTTTAAATACACTGTCTTTTGAGATAATTGCCCAAAGTATGATGCGCGGTATCGATAATTTTCCTCTTTTGGCTATTCCCTTTTTTATGCTCGCAGGGGAAATAATGAACGCGGGTGGGCTTTCTGGCCGGATTGTGAGCTTTGCTAAATCCTTAGTCGGGTTTCTGGCCGGGGGCTTAGGTTATGTGGCCGTAGTAGCCAGTATGATTTTTGCTGGGATTTCGGGTTCCGCCATTGCTGATACCTCGGCTATAGGTTCCGTGCTTCTTCCGATCATGAAGGAAGAGAAATATGACATGAATAAGAGTACTGCTTTGATAGCTGCGGCTGGTACTATAGGACCGGTGATCCCGCCAAGTATTCCTATGATCCTTTATGGGGTAGTAGCTGGGGAATCTATTGTTAAGCTCTTCCTAGGTGGAGTTATCCCGGGTATTTTGATAGGCTTAGGGTTAATGTTTGTCTGGTACTTTATTTCCAAGAAAGAAGGGTACAAAGCAAGCGAACGCATCTCGTTAATTCAAGTATGGTGTTCCTTTAAAGAAGCTTTTTGGGCTTTACTCCTTCCTGTGATAATTCTGGGAGGTATTTTAGCTGGCATTTATACTCCCACTGAAGCTGCCGTAATTGCTGTGGTCTATGCCTTGCTGGTATCTGGTTTAATTTATCGATCTTTGCGCCTTAACCAACTCCTTCCTATCATGGTCTCCACTGTTCGCGGGACGGCCATGGTCCTTTTCGTGTGCGGTGCGGCTACAGCCGCGGGTTACTTAATGACCGTGGCCCAGGTACCCAAGATGTTAGCCGGCCTTCTACTTTCCATTTCGAACAATCGGTATGTCATTCTCTTTCTAGTAAATATCCTATTGCTATTAGTAGGAATGGTGATGGACCTTACTCCTGCTCTCCTTATTCTTGCTCCTATACTTTTGCCCGTGGTAACCCACGTAGGTGTGGATCCTCTTTTCTTTGGGGTAATCATGGTGGTTAACCTCTGTATAGGCCTTATAACTCCACCTGTGGGTACAGTGTTATTTACAGCCTGTGGGTTGAGCAAGCAGAAGCTTTCTGAGGTTGTACGGGAACTGATGCCGTTTATTGCTATCATGGTGGCTGTGCTGTTCCTGATAACCTATATCCCTTCCTTAGTGATGTTTATCCCACAGTTGAGCCGCTAA
- a CDS encoding TRAP transporter small permease has product MLIKIVQFGHRILEYVSAILLGLMVIVVFTNVLSRYFLNFSLAFTEELSRFIFLWIVFIGSLLALIRNEHLGIDILIMRFPPRIREYFLLFDDLLAGIAVLIIFIGGIRLTKGNFSWPAPATGIPYGIVESIIPIMSIAMVLILTARIIGKVSALACSRGVKR; this is encoded by the coding sequence GTGTTGATAAAAATCGTCCAGTTTGGACATAGGATACTGGAATATGTATCGGCTATCCTCTTGGGATTGATGGTGATTGTAGTTTTTACCAATGTTTTATCCCGGTATTTTTTGAATTTCTCCCTGGCCTTCACTGAGGAACTCTCCCGGTTTATATTCCTCTGGATAGTATTTATAGGTTCCTTGCTGGCTTTAATTAGAAACGAGCACCTGGGGATCGATATATTGATAATGCGCTTTCCACCACGTATCCGGGAATATTTCTTGTTATTTGACGATCTTTTGGCGGGCATAGCTGTATTGATTATCTTTATAGGCGGTATCCGTTTGACAAAGGGTAATTTTTCCTGGCCAGCGCCGGCTACGGGAATCCCCTACGGAATAGTAGAAAGTATCATTCCTATTATGTCAATAGCCATGGTATTGATATTAACTGCTAGGATAATCGGTAAAGTTAGCGCCCTGGCATGTTCGAGGGGGGTTAAGAGATAG